The Aggregicoccus sp. 17bor-14 genome window below encodes:
- a CDS encoding biopolymer transporter ExbD encodes MAGAAQAEGDEEIVGINVTPLVDITLVLLIIFMVTANFIVKETVEVDLPKAANGGETVQGLVNVVLDKAGQLYFDGAPVTEGELQQKAAAQLQKDPQTRAIISADQSLPYGRVMHLIDVVKGQGIARFALNIEKDVAPARP; translated from the coding sequence ATGGCCGGCGCAGCGCAGGCAGAGGGGGACGAGGAGATCGTCGGCATCAACGTGACGCCGCTCGTGGACATCACGCTGGTGCTGCTCATCATCTTCATGGTGACGGCGAACTTCATCGTGAAGGAGACGGTGGAGGTGGACCTGCCCAAGGCGGCCAACGGCGGCGAGACGGTGCAGGGGCTCGTCAACGTGGTGCTGGACAAGGCGGGGCAGCTCTACTTCGACGGCGCCCCGGTGACGGAGGGCGAGCTGCAGCAGAAGGCGGCTGCGCAGCTGCAGAAGGACCCGCAGACGCGCGCCATCATCAGCGCGGACCAGTCGCTTCCCTACGGCCGCGTGATGCACCTCATCGACGTGGTGAAGGGCCAGGGCATCGCCCGCTTCGCCCTCAACATCGAGAAGGACGTGGCGCCCGCGCGCCCGTGA